One window of the Anoplolepis gracilipes chromosome 9, ASM4749672v1, whole genome shotgun sequence genome contains the following:
- the Ksh gene encoding protein kish-A, whose amino-acid sequence MSAIFNFQSLLTVILLLICTCTYIRSLMPSLFDKRLGKVGFQGTFWKCARIGERKSPYVAFCCVFMAFSILFWS is encoded by the exons Atg TCTgccatatttaattttcagagtCTGCTGACTGTAATATTATTGCTGATATGTACTTGTACTTACATCAGATCACTGATGCCTAGCTTATTCGACAAACGTCTAGGAAAGGTTGG tTTTCAGGGTACTTTTTGGAAATGTGCTAGGATTGGCGAAAGAAAAAGTCCATATGTAGCTTTTTGTTGCGTCTTTATGGCTTTTAGTATTTTGTTTTGGTCATAA